TAGAGGTGGGATCAGTCGTTTTTTGAATAAACTCTAAGTTTTTAACCATCTCTGGAGCAAAATAGGTCCAGACTGTAGCACTGCTGACAAAAGAGGCATCTGGATGGGCATAGGGCTTAAAATTTGCTTCACGAACATGTTTGGCTTGAAGGTCATTTTTAAAGTCGGAACTATAGCCATCGAGAAGAATGGCCGCTAAGCCTGTTTCTAAAAGATCTTTGCGAATCACTCCATCGTTGAGGAAATTGGGGCCGAGAGCTCCGCCGTATAACTTTGAATCTTCCTGATCTGTACTGATGAATTGTGCAAATTGCTCCAATTCTCCTCTGGTGACTTGTGTGCCCTTTATGGTTGTAAATGCGACTTGCTCATGGATGCTATTTCCGCCGAGTGTTCCATAGGTTCCAAAGAATGAGAAAGAGGTGACGATGACGATAGTAATAAGGACGAAAAAATATTTTTGGTGCTTGCGCAAAAAACCTAACATGATAAAAAGCTCTTAATTTTTATAAAATGCTAACAAATTGGGCAATTTAAACTCAACTTGCGTTCTATCACATGAGACGTTATATGTAGTTTTTTAGATTTTAAAGTTAACTTCAGGCCTCAAAAAGAGGGATTACCTATGTGTTTTTCAGAAGAAGCGAGTTTTACTTCGGCTGTTGTAATTGGAATTGTTGCGGGAGCTAGCTTGCACACTGCGGGGTTTTCTCGTTACATGCCTCTAGCCCTAGCCACTCTATTTTTTGCTTTACAGCAGCTTTCCGAAGGGATGACATGGTTACATCTTAAGGGGTTATTGCAAGATGGCTCCCTGCAATTTCTGATGCGTAACTACTATAGTTTTTTTGCCTACGTAGGGTGGCCAATTTGGGTGCCTTTTTGCTTATTTATTGCTGAAAAAAAGACCTGGAGGAAGGACATCATCGGGCTTTTTTTACTTGTTGGGCTTGTTTTAGCAGGGTATAACTTATCTCTTTTAATTAATCAGCATCCCTTTCCTGTGATTGTCAATAACAGCATACGCTATGAAACACAGCTACCCTATCATGAAGTCTGGGTTTATGCGGCCGTTGTCTTGCTTCCCTGGTTCTTTTCCAGCCTTCCTAGCGCATTTTTAGCAGGTTCAATTTTTGTTTTTTCTTTCGTGATAGCGGGATTTTTTTATGAATTTACGTTTGCTTCTGTGTGGTGTTTTTTTGCAGCCTTAGTTAGCATTGTTGTCTTTAAGATTTTGATGGATGTTCAAGAAGTTGAAGAGGCTAAGAACAGCACTTCTGTAGAAAAAGTGGAAAGGTAATTTCTTTAGAAAGGCAATAGGGGCGGTGCCCCCTGTTCGCCTTTTTTATGCAATGGTGACATCTTTGCACAAATAGACATCTTGGATGGCGTGAAAGAGCTTGATGCCTTCTTCTATTGGTTTCTGAAAAGTTTTTCTTCCGCTAATCAATCCCATTCCCCCTGCTCTTTTATTGACCACTGCGGTGCGTACAGCATCATGCAGGTCATTTTTGCCTGATTCACCTCCCGAATTGATAAGGCCTGCACGACCGCCAAAACAGTTTAATAATTGATAACGGCAAAGATCGATAGGGTGGTTTGTTGCTAACTTATCGTACATGGCTTCGCTATACTTGCCATAATGTTGTTTCTCTTTGTTT
The genomic region above belongs to Chlamydiales bacterium STE3 and contains:
- a CDS encoding putative membrane protein (Product derived from UniProtKB/Trembl:F8LAI9), whose translation is MCFSEEASFTSAVVIGIVAGASLHTAGFSRYMPLALATLFFALQQLSEGMTWLHLKGLLQDGSLQFLMRNYYSFFAYVGWPIWVPFCLFIAEKKTWRKDIIGLFLLVGLVLAGYNLSLLINQHPFPVIVNNSIRYETQLPYHEVWVYAAVVLLPWFFSSLPSAFLAGSIFVFSFVIAGFFYEFTFASVWCFFAALVSIVVFKILMDVQEVEEAKNSTSVEKVER